In Glycine max cultivar Williams 82 chromosome 4, Glycine_max_v4.0, whole genome shotgun sequence, the genomic stretch CTTGTTTGATGATGGTAAGGATATATATAGAAGgattgaaaagaaaggaaacagaAAAGGCATGAGAACGAAACGTTGTTGGCCATAGTTTTGAAACTACCAAATAACAATCATTAATAATTCGTTGCggcaattaaaaacaaattaataataatatatttcagTAAATACGAACAGGCAAATACCTTCAACAATTTCATTCACAAAATTGACTCACAATTTAAAAGAGTGAAGAAAAACATTACttactatttaaaataaaaaaatcttactaaACACATTGATAAAGATAAAACTTACACATAAATTATTTCcacaattacaaaaatgcccacaaaaactataaaatttatttccaataatttttccacctactttatatatatatatatatatatatatatatatatatatatatatatatatatatatatatatattagtttccaaaatatatattaaactgTAACCCTTCTGAACATTAGTTTCTAGAATGTATTAAATAGattttagaaactaattttTAGAACATTCACCcattactaaaataaatttccaacttaatttaaaaaatatatttaaaaaacactAAAGAGTGTATGTAAGTAAAAATGGGGTTGCAAAAGCAATTCCTGAACTAAATGGACTACCGGAATCCAATATGTCTCACGGCTACATAGTGTAAAACCCAAATAAAAGCCATTTCTTTTGTAACATATGCATGGAGACCAAAAACCAAGTGGATCAATGACAAATCCTTGTTTtcatatgactttttttttaaaaaaaaataatttaatttaaattatataaattataataaaaaaaacttattaataaGCACTGTTTTGAATGACCAGTTCAACATGTCCTACCGATAATGGATTTTGTCATTAGTCTAGACACTCTAAAACATCATAGCATAGTCGATCCAAAAACCAGTATAGAGAACTAgtttaaatcaatattttattttatttttaattttttttaatctaaatatttttaagatgaataaaaatatatctttaaatattttacataattattaattttttatcttataaaacatataatttagtcatttatattaacttataatttttagatcctaatttttttataattttatattatttattacttaaaatattatatgatattaaaaatataaaattgactcAACTAAGGTTTAATTATGACTAGATCATTGAACCTTGAATCAGTGTCTTCACTAGCTCAATCTTCAAATTAGAATAAGGAAATTTACACTAATAAGTCATAACCAACCATATAAATGAACTTGACTCCACTCCTTAACCAAAAACATTAAGGATCAAGTTTATGAGTTTTATTCTCACTTATATGATGTTCAACATTCTCATTCTTACACAATgtgagacttcacctcacacttgtactctAACAATTTTCACCTCAAGTGTGAATCTCTTTCACATGATAGTCTCCCCCTCAAGCGGAAGCTATTTTCATCCACGAGTATTTTCATGGTGGCTATTAGAGTCCATGTGCTCTAAATACTTGCAGTGCTGCTCCACCCATAGGACACACCACCTAGACCCACCGCTAGGAAGACTTTCGATACCAAGGATCCCCAAGCCTAGGATCACCACCACCCTGTTGCACATCTTAaaactctgataccaattgttagCAATGGCAACTGAAAATCTAATGGGAATGAGAGAAATCACATGCACACACATATACAAACACAAGAGATTTAACGAGTTTTGACAAGTGTGCATACGTCTTCGAGAGTTAAGCGATTTCTTCATAAACAATACGCTTACatcaggatatatatatataatatacatgTACATTATCTTAAAACTACATACATTATCATTATGTGTACATTATCTTTACGCATGCATTATCTTATCTTAATCTGCATACAATATCACGTGTTCCGCGGGGACTTTGCCCCCACACCCCCAACTTGCTTTGTAACCCAACAATAAGTGGCCCTTACACTCCACTCCAACTTTGCCTTGTCCATAAAATATGAGCCATGCACAACAATTTCCACCCTAGCGAATATTCAGCCCCATGGAAGATAAACAACAAGTCTACTTCATAATGTCTTGGGTTGGGGGTCCCGTTATATCTAGCATTGAGCACATTCAACAAGTTCAAACAATGCTTGAACTTGTCAGTTGTGACCGCCTTGGTTAACATATTAGCTGCATTATTTGAAATGTAAACCTTCTTGAGTAAAATCTGACTAGATGTTACTGACTCCCTGATCTTGTGGAATCTCAAATCAATATGCTTGGTTTTAGCATGATACACCTGATTCTTTGTCAAGTCAATAGCACTCTGACTATCACAATGCAACTGAACTCCACCTTGCTCAATGCCCAACTCCTTCACTAGCCCTGCTAACTACAAATCTCCCTAGCTAGTCTTTGCTACTGCCATGTACTTTGCTTCAGTTGTTGACATTGCCACAAGAGTCTGAATTATGGACTTCCAACAAATAGGCCCACCtccaaaagtaaaaacatacCTTGTAGACCTTTTGTCATCTAAATCACCAGCATAGTTAGAATCCACATATCCCACAACTAAAGGATCACTCTATTGACTGTCAAGCATAATATCATGACCTATTGTACCCTTTAGGTACCTAAAGATCCACTTTACTCTTTCCCAATGTCGCTTTCCTAGGTCAGACATGAACTTGTAGACTTGGCTTACAGCATGTGCCAAATCCGGTCTAATGCAAACCATAACATACATCAAGTAACCAACTACATTGACATAGGGAACCTTTGACATGTACTTCACCTCAGCATCTGTCTTCGAACATTGATCTACAGAAAACTAAGTGTTTTGCCATTGGAGTGTTCACAAGCTTCACATTGCTCATGTTGAACTTGTCTAACACCTTCTCAACATAGTCCTGCAGTGAAAGCCACAATTGTCTTGATTTCCTATCCCTATGAATCCCCATCCCTAGAATCTTCTTGGCAGGACCTAAGTCCTTCATGTCAACATTTTTGCTCAATAATGATTTCAACTTATTCACATCACACTAATGGTTACCAGTAATTagcatatcatcaacatatagtagcagaaaaataaaagagtcaTCATCAAAGATCCTCACGTAAACACAACAATCATACTTACATCGCCTGTAGCCAATCCGAAACATGTAAGAGTCAAACCGCTTGTACCACTACCTTGGAGACTACTTCAGTCCCTACAAAGACCTCTTTAACTTACAAACCATGCGACCCGATCCACCTTTACTGAACCCTTTTGGTTGCTCCATATAAATTTGCTTCTCTAGATCACTGTGAAAAAAGGTTGTCCTCACATCCATCTGCTCCAAGTTCATGTCACAACTGGCTACCAAGGCTAGCACTGAAGTGTGTCTTACGACTGGAGAGAAAATCTCATGATAATCAACCCCCTTTTGTTGTGCATACCCCTTTGATACCAAGTGAGCCTTGATCTTTTCCCCTTCTTTTTCTAATACTGAAGGTTTCCTCTTATACACTCATTAGCATCTTATGGCTCTCTTGCCTGCAGGAAGCTCAACTAGCTCCCATGTTTGATTCTTCAGCAAAGACTCCATCTCCTATCCACCATAGCATCCATCCATTTGTCTTTCTCTAGGTTGTTCATAACCTCTTGAAAAATACAAGGATCTCTAGCACAAGTGAAAAGTGCAAAAACAACCAACTTAGCCGATTCTTCAAACTCATATCGTTGTCCTTAATGGTGCAACGATCTTTATCTTTGACAAGATTGTACTCTTGATGTGGTTCACCTAGACTCACATATCCAAGCTCTGGTGTGGGTGTTGCCTTAGATCTTGAACTACATGGTTTTGTCCTCTCAAGAATCATCAACAGTTGCTTTGATATCAATTGTTGGAGAACCAAGGAGAATAAATACTAAAGAGATTTACACTAATAAATCATAACCAACCATATAAGTAAATTTGACATCATactttaacccaaaaccttaaggctcaaaTTTATGGGTCTTATATTCACTTATATGGTATTCAACTCTCATTCTTACATAATGTGAAACTTTATCTCGCACTTGTACTCCAAcactcttttaaatatattactaGGTGAactttattgaaaatcataaaaatttgcAAGTCtcatttctcattttataaaatttattcataattttataatttaaaataaaatttaattaataaaaaaatatgttaaaaaatatgttactaACCCTCCTTGCAAGAAGCATAAGTCAAAGGAGGAAAAAATAGGATGACAAAATTACCTTCTTAATAAAGTAGTGGTTGCTTTAGTTGATACATAAACAATTATTTCTCGTGTTGTACACAATTTCAGTTTTTACCATAACTTCTACACAGTAGGTTAAGGGGGGAACCTTGCATCTAACCCAAGAAAAGCAAGAGTGGAGAATTCATGgtaaaaatagaagatacatttggcaattaataatttatatcctTACCGATAGCAATCAAAATAATTGACTGAAGGAACACATACTTTTAGCCTCTTCTTACTCAAAAGAGCTCATTAAAACGGAAGAGAATAATTGTATTCgttaaattaaacaaacttttCTTCCCATGGGATCGAATATAATACAATTCTTCAAGTCACACAACTAAGAAGCATGCATCTATTGCTTGACAAGTAGCATATCTATTGCTAAACTTTGCAAGCACCAAATTTATGGCGAGCATTGCATTTGGGGAGGCACCCCAGAATTGTGTTACTACTAGTAGGACTCGGTTTGTAAGTTGAGAAAAACTCTGGATCCTGCTGAAGTGATTCGGTGTAGTACTCCAAAATCGACACTATCTCATCAAAATGAGGCCTTTTATCCGGGTTGCTTGACCAGCATCTATTGATGAGATCACTAAATGCCCATGGACACTTAGAAGGCAATGGAGGTCTTGCATTCTACACAAGAATCAAAATCCATCAaattgagtttgaaaataaaattatataaaacccCACTTTACTTTTCAAATGTGAATCAAGAAGAGAAACACTCATAGTTATAAAACCCATAAAGCTAACAAAACTAATATAGTAAATagtatatgtactaataatgtaaaaatactTCATATggttattcaatcataaataaacatatatcaTGAATTTGTTGACTTATATATCAACTACATTTAAAGTCATATACAACATAATTATTGGTTTTGAATGACTACGTCCCATAAgctaaatagttttatattgtcaatcatgatttttatttttaaagtagtaattataaaaattaataaacttaccaTATATGATAGTTTGTgattaaacaatattatttttttttacatcatcaaAATGTAAACTAATTACTCTATAATTTAGATTGAGCGTCCACAGAAATTAATctcaaataaatatatgaaacaTTTCCAAAACATATATGAAGCCATATTGCTGAGTTTCACAAGTCCCATCCATGGAAACATACCTATGGCAAAATAGAAACATAAACCGCCTTTAGTTAATGgcatatatattttagaatttaatattttttacaagtttAGATTCAAAGTATATCTCTTGGATATTGTAGCATGTGCAAAGACAATGAACGGGAAAAGTTAGATTGGACTATGTATATAGTTCTTGCATCTCTCTGATTGATTGGAAGCAATATCAAAaaggagagataaaaaaaaaaaaaagcttctcTTTCAATTAGTGATTCAATTATATGGCACCTTGTTCTGATGTGCTGTGCATGTGACAGGGAAGCAGGGGTGGTAGCAATCAttgattttcataaataatgttATATCATAATACCATATCTTATAAATGTTGGAAAAGTAACCATCATCTATATATGTCAggccaaaaaataaagaaacctctaaaattttttttatcgtaaTTCAATGTTGTTAGTGAGGTGCCTAGCTTGGATAAGCAAGTCTATCATAATCAAAACACAACCACATGCTGTGTAAAGATCATAGACAGAGAATAATTGTTGCCCACAACGCCAACACGCTTGAGAAAGATTCGGGGCACATTAACCATCAAAATGGGTTACATAGTCAAGTGCATGCATAGAGACATAGTAGTATAGTAGTATTAAAGTAAATAATGAAAACGAACATACAAACATGTGTATGCATATGATATAACgatgtatattaaaatatttaattttgacacTGTAAAAAATAGTAGCCAAAGTAGTTCATGAACATACTCAACATAGTGggttgaaattataaaatgaaaggGTGTGAGgaacaataataacaacattacatatataattatgcAAGCCCATGTTTCCATCTACGTGTAAACAAATAATACAAAAGCAAACTGTTCCTGTTAACAAAAGGATCTGTATGAAAACAACTTTagaatagagaatgaaattgatCTTCGATAGTACTATTATAATGCTACACTGACAAAATCCACTTTGATGAACTGACATTTCATCTCTTCCTGAGCTCTTTTCTTTGTTGGAGTTCTTATCTCCAACATCATATATAAAATCTACTAAATGAAGAGTGTTACCAAcacattttctaatattttctttctaacATACTctcttattagttaaaattcatATAGGTCCTACTAGTTTGAAAATGAGACCACCAAATAGGAAATGTGACCCACATAATTAATAGGACCCACATGAATTTCAGTCAATATGAAAAGGTCTCTCAGAAAGATAATGTTTGAGTGTGTGTTAGCagtatttttctttacaagatATTTGATTTGGCATTCAGTTGTTTTCACCTTTAACAAAGATATACAACATCCCTTGATTTTATAGATCTGTTAATCACAGTGTAACTGTAACTTTCGGAAGTACTTCTTATGCTATTCAgatttatgtatgaatttagTGATATCTATATGTCTAGAGTAACTAgttcaattatttaataaagCAACTATTGTACTACTAACAAATATAACAATAGAGATGCAAGGCAATTTTATGCAGACTGAGCATGTGCATACCACCAATTTTTGAGGTAAATATGTAGATTAGTCACGAGATATGCAAGCAATGAGCACTTAATTTTCTTCATAAAATACAATAAGAGTAAGAATCAAACAATTTAAGTAAATTCTGATCCAAACCTTGTGCGAAACTGCATATGCTGCCTGCTCTGGTGTCATGTTGTCGAATGGAGTCTTTCCTGTCAAAAGCTCCCACAGAACTATGCCAAAACTATACACATCTACTTTCTTGGTATGAtgcttttcttttatcatttcgGGCGCCATCCAACGGTAAGTTCCGGTGAATCCTTTTGCACTGCCACACTGAGATTCTAAGCATGAGATACCAAAATCTGCTACTTTTACACACATATCTTCCCCCAGAAGAAGATTCTCTGATTTGAGATCCCTATGAAGAATCCCTTGAGAATGAAGATATTTCATTCCCCGCGCAATGTCGAGGGCTAACTTCAGAACAAGTTTGAGTGGAAGTATATTTGGTTGTTGGTGATGCAGGAATTTTCCCAGAGAACCTCCAGCCAAATATTCAGTAATTATGCAAAACACAGGAGGTTTCTTGCAAGCAGCAATAAACTGCATGATCAATAAAAGTCAATAGTTCCTGAGAAATGGTTAATTTCTCTAATATTCAGCAGCATAAATTTTACATTGAAAACATtctcttttctttaaaaatggtAAATCTCAGCATTAAAAGCTTTTAGTTCTTGTGTATTAATTAGGTCAGATTGCCATATTATATCAACTTTCAAGAGAAAGAATTAACCAAATAAAACACTTGCCTCTCAGAGCTCCTAAAACTCaatacttgataaaaaaaaaaaaacaacgacATCCACAAGACACTGGAATGACTGGGGTGAGAGGGTGTCATAAAATGACATGCTAAAGAAATAGCCTAAATTAAGGACAAATCTCAGCTCTTATGTTCAGTTTCAACTTTTCAACAAATGGAATAGAATGATACACTTGAGGCATTGGAAGCACCTTcgtcaattttaatttcatatgtACAAGCCTCTTGCACCACTTTTCCAACTAATCTATTTGCCAACCAAAGCATCAAATGTAGAAAATTCGTATTTTAATCCATAACTTCATTTTGCAGATAATTGTTTCCTTTTTGGTCTTCCTAGTTCCTtcaccaaatttcacaataccTTGTCAGAAttgcaagacaaaaacaaccTTACCACTGAACCATCAAAAAGTTTAAAGAGGGTAAAGAAGCTATCCTCAAAAAGTGAAGAATATATGGTAATTGGATATTTAGACTAAGAGTATCAAGGTCAGGATCTTTCACACAAAAACTAGTAATATAGATTCCTATTAACGTTAGCAAGAGAATCATCTCTCATATTCCATGCCAATAATACTTAATTAACAAGGCAGATACAAGAACAGAACAATGAATCATGgaaaaaacagttttttttttaatccaagaTATTTCTAGGGGAAAGCTAAGGACAAATTCTTCGAGCTAATGACATCTCTATGATAAATGTTATTTCATACACACCAACCTTAAGATCAAACCTCTGACCACATGCTTAAGAACCATAATTATCAATCAACTACATCACACCATGTTCGTACAAAACACAaaattgaagaaagaaaaaacttacAGTAATGATATTTGGGTGGCCTAATCTGAGGAGCAAGGACACCTCAGAAGCGAATTGCTTCTCAAGAAAAGCAGCCAAGTCCTCATCCTCCTCAGGTTGACTAATCAGCTTAATTGCCACATCCTTCTGCTTGTAAACCCCTCTATAGATTCTGCTGTGCCTTCCAGAGGCAAATTTGGATCCAATGAGCAACTGAGACATATCTGCACTCCATTCCTCTTCTCCTTCACCCTTTATCTCAGCCCCTGGTGACACCAAATACTTAGACCATGACACTGCACGGTTATACTCCCCAAGCGAAAGCCTTCTCCCCAACTTGTTGCCACTGTTGGAAATTTGCTTGTGCCACTTCAAGTTCTTCATGTGGCTCACACTTGAAGCCTCTCAAAACCATCAAAGTTCAACCTTTTTGCCCAAACTCTTGCACCCCAAATGCAGATCCAACCAGGGCCTAGAGGGTTAAACAAATGCACCAATTCGCAGAATACCCAAACGAGAAGAAGGTTGTTTTCATGGCTTAGGTGGTTAGTGAGGTAActacattataaatattttgcatCATTCGGTCTCCCCCCTTTTGCATATAGAAGCTGAAAACAAGAGGAAGAAAAACCAGGACCATGGATCGAGAAGAAGCTAGCTCACGACCCTTTACGGGTTTCGGTGAAAAGAACAAATTTTTAACAAGAGGTGCcgcagagagaaagagagattgATAAGTTTTGTTGATTTCCAACTTCCAATCAAGTGCCTGCAGcaagtgtgagagagagagagagagaaatagttATAGTAGGTAGTAACGAGACAAATGAAGGTTGGTCCAGTGATAAAAATAGAATTGGTAAAAATAGAACTGATATTCATATCATGTAATAAAGTTAGTTTAAATCTTACCTGTTAAtcaaaaatttgtaaataaataatttgtaaatactttttaattaaatcttgaGATCTGTTAAGATCTTAATAAACTCTCAAACTcaacttgaacttttttttttaaaaaaaaaagtaaataatagtaCCAAGTAAAtgtgataattaataaataagtatacTTTCTTAAAcacataatttatgattttaaattacaatttgCATATGTAAATGTAGTTGTAACATAAAGGATTTTTAACTCACCAAACTTATATCATGACTGCAACAACAATTATATCAGCCGcattttctataattttgttGTAATATCATAGATCGCGACAAAACTGTAACTGCATCAACTGCAAAACCATGATGTgcttagatattttattttttatttatatgttaaaaaataattcattaaaaaaaatcaatttttttaatgaatctcAATATTACAAACTCTTGATTAACAGAAACTCCATATttacataaagaaaaaaaagttgtagtATGTAGTATAGTAGATTAGTAGTTACTCACTGTAGTTTGGTGTTGGAGATGGATGAGATGAGAGTTTGGATTCGAGTGGTGAGGAGTGAAAGCATATGCAAGAGAGAGACTATGTGTTGGTTTCGGTACATTACGTTGGTATTCCTAACGTGCGAAGATCCACTTCTGAGGAGACAAACCGGGTCTGCGTGACAATGACCACTACCCATTACTTTTCCCGTTTTACCCTTCTCTTTTCCCACATTCTCCACCCTTGCcattccccccctttttttttacctttcacACCTTTTCTTCTCTTTACCCCACCCCTCttctctttcattattttatgcCACCCACCCAATCCCCAGTCCCCAGGTACCACGTGGTGGTTTCTACTTCGTACGATGACAACAAATATTTATGTGTacgataaattattataacaacACAAAAATATCAGATCTGAGTTTTTTTATACAACACTAGTTGATAAATAAAAGCCCTAAAAATAGTATAAGGCACTTAAATTTACATAGTTTTAAACCATACAATATATTGGGCTAACTGGCTTTTGTCTCCATTAAGTTTCTTTTCgaagaaatttcaattgagCTCATATCTCATGTATTTTAGTACTATATTTAAAGGGGTTAATTAAGTTTATTGAATGATTGATTAGGTTTGAATCCAAAAGTAGCGAAGATAAAGGATACTGCACTTTAATCATTCAGCCAACACTGTTCACgtctttaattattaaactaaCACTATTAAATTATGTAGTTAATCATTTACGATGTTTCATTTTGCTTTTATATATACAATGTTTTTATTGGTTacgatatataataattttaacaatataaaataatttttttggtagtACAATATACAATAATGATTAATAGTGCTAAAAGATTTagataattgattaaaatgaaaaagtatCA encodes the following:
- the LOC100789341 gene encoding serine/threonine/tyrosine-protein kinase HT1, producing MKNLKWHKQISNSGNKLGRRLSLGEYNRAVSWSKYLVSPGAEIKGEGEEEWSADMSQLLIGSKFASGRHSRIYRGVYKQKDVAIKLISQPEEDEDLAAFLEKQFASEVSLLLRLGHPNIITFIAACKKPPVFCIITEYLAGGSLGKFLHHQQPNILPLKLVLKLALDIARGMKYLHSQGILHRDLKSENLLLGEDMCVKVADFGISCLESQCGSAKGFTGTYRWMAPEMIKEKHHTKKVDVYSFGIVLWELLTGKTPFDNMTPEQAAYAVSHKNARPPLPSKCPWAFSDLINRCWSSNPDKRPHFDEIVSILEYYTESLQQDPEFFSTYKPSPTSSNTILGCLPKCNARHKFGACKV